The genomic stretch CGTCTCCGGCCTGAAGACCGTGGTGCCGTCCAACCCGCATGACGCCAAGGGGCTGCTGATCGCGGCGATCGAGGATCCCGATCCGGTGATCTTCCTTGAGCCGAAGCGGCTCTACAACGGCCCCTTCGACGGCCATCACGACCGGCCGGTGACGCCGTGGTCGAAGCATGAGCTCGGCGAGGTCGCCGACGGCCACTACACCGTGCCGCTCGGCAAGGCGGCGATCCGCAGGGCGGGCGCGGCGGTTACCGTGCTCGCCTACGGCACCATGGTTTATGTCGCCCAGGCCGCGGCCGAGGAGACCGGCATCGACGCCGAGATCATTGATCTCAGAACGCTGTTGCCGCTCGACCTCGACACAATCGTCGCTTCGGTCAAGAAGACCGGGCGCTGCGTCGTCGTGCATGAGGCGACGCTGACCTCGGGCTTCGGCGCCGAGCTGTCGGCGCTGGTGCAGGAAAACTGTTTTTATCATCTGGAGGCGCCGGTGGCGCGGGTCGCCGGCTGGGACACGCCCTATCCGCACGCGCAGGAATGGGACTATTTCCCGGGGCCTGCCCGCGTCGGCCGCGCGCTGATTGAAACCATGGGAGCTTAAGATGGGCGAACACATCATCAAGCTTCCCGATGTCGGCGAAGGCGTCGCCGAGGCCGAACTCGTCGAATGGCACGTCAAGGTCGGCGACATTGTGCGCGAGGACACGGTGCTTGCCGCCGTGATGACCGACAAGGCGACGGTCGAGATCCCGTCGCCCGTCGATGGCGAGATCCTGTGGCTGGGCGCCGAGATCGGCGACACGGTAGCGATCGGCTCGCCCATCGTGCGGCTCAAAGTGCCGGGCGAGGGCAATGTGAAGCCGCAGGGCGGCGAGGCGGAAGCGGTCGCCGCCGAGCCACCGGCCAAGCTTCCGACACCGAAGCCCGAGGCCGCGCCGGTCGCGAAGACCGCGCCAAAGGCCGCCGCTCCGGAAGCGAAATCTACGCCTACCGTTTCGAAAGACATCGGGAAAACGTTCGTTTCCGGCGCGCCGCGCCCGGAGGGTGAAAAGCCGCTGGCGTCGCCGGCCGTGCGGCTGCGGGCGAAGGAGGCCGGCATCGATCTCAGGCAAGTCGCGGGAAGCGGTCCGGCCGGGCGCATCGGCCATGAGGACATCGAGGCTTTCCTGGCGCGCGGACCGCAGGTGGCCAAGGCTTCGGGTCTTGCCCGCAACGATGCGGTCGAGGACATCAAGGTGGTCGGCTTGCGGCGCAAGATCGCCGAGAAGATGACGCTGTCCAAGTCGCGCATCCCGCACATCACCTATGTCGAGGAGATCGACGTCACGGCACTCGAGGAGTTGCGCGCAGCGCTCAACAAGGAGAAGCGCGCGGACAGGCCGAAGCTGACGCTGCTGCCGTTCCTGATGCGGGCCATGGTCAAGGCGATATCAGACCAGCCGCAGCTCAATTCGCTGTTCGACGACGAGGCCGGCATCATCCACCAGCATGGCGGCATCCATATCGGCATCGCCGCGCAGACGCCGTCCGGGCTGGTGGTGCCTGTCGTCAAGCATGCCGAGGCGCGCGACATCTGGGATTGCGGCGCCGAGGTCAACAGGCTGGCCGAGGCGGCCAAGTCCGGCACGGCGACGCGGGACGAGCTCTCCGGCTCGACCATCACCATCACCTCGCTCGGCGCCATGGGCGGCATCGCGACCACGCCGGTCATCAACCATCCGGAAGTGGCGATCATCGGCGTCAACAAGATGATGGTGCGGCCGGTGTGGGACGGCACCCAGTTCATCCCGCGCAAGATGATGAACCTGTCGTCGAGTTTCGACCATCGGGTGATCGACGGCTGGGACGCGGCGGTGTTCGTGCAGCGCATCAAGGCGCTGCTGGAAACGCCGGCGCTGATCTTTGTGGATTGAGGCGATGAGAACGGTCGCAAGGTCCCCCTCACCCGGATTTCCAAGACCGAATTGCCAAGAGCAATTCGGGGCAATCCGACCTCTCCCCGAGGGGAGAGGAGGTCGTCGACGCCGGCGCCAGTCTCTTCTCCCCGCCGGGGAGAAGGTGGCCGCGAAGCGGTCGGATGAGGGGCCTTCACCAAAATGAGCGTGCCAAGATGAAAGAAATCTCCTGCAAGCTGCTCGTCATCGGCGCTGGTCCGGGTGGTTATGTCTGCGCCATCCGCGCCGGGCAGCTCGGCGTCGATACCGTCATCGTCGAGGCCGGCAAACCCGGCGGCACCTGCCTCAATGTCGGCTGCATCCCGTCCAAGGCGCTGATCCATGCGGCGGAGGAGTTCGAAAAGGTGTCGCATATGGCCGGCGGCAAGAGCCCGCTTGGCATCTCGGTCGCCGCACCCGCGCTCGACCTCGGCAAGACCGTCGCCTGGAAGGACGGCATTGTCAGCCGGCTCAACAGCGGCGTCGCCGGCCTGTTGAAGAAGGCCGGGGTGAAGACCGTGCATGGCTGGGCGACGTTCCGCGACGGCAAGACCGTGGAGGTGGAGACCGAGACCGGAAGCCAGGTGATCCGGGCTGAGACCATCGTCATCGCCACCGGCTCGGCGCCGGTCGAACTGCCGTTCCTGCCCTTTGGCGGGCCTGTGATCTCGTCCACGGACGCGCTGTCGTTGAGCGAAGTGCCGAAGAAGCTTGCGGTTGTCGGTGGCGGCTATATTGGGCTCGAACTCGGCATGGCCTTCGCGAAAATGGGCGCTGACGTGACGGTGGTCGAGGCCTTGCCGCGCGTGCTGGCGCAGTATGACGCCGAGCTGACCCGGCCGGTGGCCAAGCGGCTCGCCGCGCTCGGCATCGAAGTGATGACCG from Mesorhizobium sp. 113-3-3 encodes the following:
- a CDS encoding dihydrolipoamide acetyltransferase family protein, whose translation is MGEHIIKLPDVGEGVAEAELVEWHVKVGDIVREDTVLAAVMTDKATVEIPSPVDGEILWLGAEIGDTVAIGSPIVRLKVPGEGNVKPQGGEAEAVAAEPPAKLPTPKPEAAPVAKTAPKAAAPEAKSTPTVSKDIGKTFVSGAPRPEGEKPLASPAVRLRAKEAGIDLRQVAGSGPAGRIGHEDIEAFLARGPQVAKASGLARNDAVEDIKVVGLRRKIAEKMTLSKSRIPHITYVEEIDVTALEELRAALNKEKRADRPKLTLLPFLMRAMVKAISDQPQLNSLFDDEAGIIHQHGGIHIGIAAQTPSGLVVPVVKHAEARDIWDCGAEVNRLAEAAKSGTATRDELSGSTITITSLGAMGGIATTPVINHPEVAIIGVNKMMVRPVWDGTQFIPRKMMNLSSSFDHRVIDGWDAAVFVQRIKALLETPALIFVD
- a CDS encoding alpha-ketoacid dehydrogenase subunit beta is translated as MPRRTMIEAIRDAMDVSMGRDEKVVVFGEDVGFFGGVFRCTQGLQAKYGKSRCFDAPINESGIVGSAIGMAAYGLKPCVEIQFADYMYPAYDQLTQEAARLRYRSNGDFTCPIVVRMPTGGGIFGGQTHSQSPEALFTHVSGLKTVVPSNPHDAKGLLIAAIEDPDPVIFLEPKRLYNGPFDGHHDRPVTPWSKHELGEVADGHYTVPLGKAAIRRAGAAVTVLAYGTMVYVAQAAAEETGIDAEIIDLRTLLPLDLDTIVASVKKTGRCVVVHEATLTSGFGAELSALVQENCFYHLEAPVARVAGWDTPYPHAQEWDYFPGPARVGRALIETMGA
- the lpdA gene encoding dihydrolipoyl dehydrogenase produces the protein MKEISCKLLVIGAGPGGYVCAIRAGQLGVDTVIVEAGKPGGTCLNVGCIPSKALIHAAEEFEKVSHMAGGKSPLGISVAAPALDLGKTVAWKDGIVSRLNSGVAGLLKKAGVKTVHGWATFRDGKTVEVETETGSQVIRAETIVIATGSAPVELPFLPFGGPVISSTDALSLSEVPKKLAVVGGGYIGLELGMAFAKMGADVTVVEALPRVLAQYDAELTRPVAKRLAALGIEVMTGAKAKGLSTKGDALLVETADGKNAKVTADRILVTVGRKPVTEGWGLEQIDLDRAGKFIRIDDQCRTSMRGIFAIGDVTGEPMLAHRAMAQGEMVAEIVAGHKRSWDKRSIPAVCFTDPELVTAGLSPDEAKAQGEIKIGLFPFAANGRAMTKLGEDGFVRVVARADNHLVLGVQAVGQGVSELSAAFGLALEMGARLEDIAGTIHAHPTQGEGFQEAALKALGHALHI